The Chelatococcus sp. HY11 genome includes a window with the following:
- a CDS encoding dienelactone hydrolase family protein, with protein sequence MPTLSGGVLVESFGDCRASICPAVLILSGSRGFGSPVYEEIGKTFQAAGLNAYLVHALSEADLDAIATAGSARARFAYSRQRLPDWTSAVLGVATYLKDQSRHGGKVGVLGISLGAQIASAASDGQDDIDALVLVDGGFPNGYSQPVRSLPPLLLIWGSADETFPLSIGRELQRKAQQLGGPVTLDVYKGGAHDFFLRSGTHNAGLAHRSAAEFLTENLSR encoded by the coding sequence GTGCCGACATTGAGCGGCGGGGTTCTGGTCGAGAGCTTCGGGGATTGCAGGGCCTCAATCTGCCCGGCCGTTCTAATCCTGAGCGGCAGCAGGGGTTTCGGGTCACCGGTTTACGAAGAGATCGGGAAGACGTTTCAGGCCGCAGGTTTGAATGCCTACCTCGTTCATGCCCTGTCGGAGGCCGACCTTGACGCCATCGCCACAGCGGGGAGCGCGCGAGCGCGTTTCGCCTACTCTAGGCAGCGGTTGCCTGATTGGACCTCTGCCGTCCTAGGCGTCGCCACCTATCTGAAAGATCAATCGCGCCACGGCGGCAAGGTCGGTGTTCTCGGAATCTCTCTTGGTGCCCAGATCGCTTCAGCGGCCTCGGACGGGCAGGACGACATCGACGCCTTGGTGCTGGTCGACGGCGGCTTCCCGAACGGCTATTCGCAACCTGTCCGCTCGTTGCCACCCCTTCTTCTGATTTGGGGAAGCGCCGATGAGACTTTTCCCTTATCGATCGGCCGGGAGCTGCAACGGAAGGCGCAGCAGCTTGGCGGGCCTGTTACCCTTGATGTTTACAAGGGCGGGGCGCACGACTTTTTCTTGAGGTCGGGAACGCACAACGCTGGCTTAGCTCACCGGAGTGCAGCCGAGTTTCTGACGGAAAATCTGTCGCGCTAG
- a CDS encoding serine hydrolase, translating into MGRSIGMEDFSVRDGRYALEALSEHPAYPFRLSARDAARFGPLFLNGGRWGDRQVIPASWVKESTSPHSWAKRLRQGYGYMWWTLPADTWGPDAFYASGYGGQIIAVVSAKRLVVVQTVDLKQNPRGIRTSAFIDLLKDIASASP; encoded by the coding sequence TTGGGACGATCTATCGGCATGGAGGATTTCTCGGTCAGGGACGGCCGCTACGCCTTGGAGGCGTTGTCCGAACACCCAGCCTATCCCTTCCGGCTCAGCGCCCGCGATGCGGCACGCTTCGGTCCGTTGTTCCTGAACGGTGGACGCTGGGGCGACCGCCAGGTCATTCCTGCTTCCTGGGTCAAAGAATCGACGTCTCCGCATTCCTGGGCGAAGCGACTACGCCAGGGCTATGGCTACATGTGGTGGACGCTTCCCGCTGACACCTGGGGGCCAGACGCATTCTATGCCTCGGGTTATGGTGGCCAGATCATTGCCGTCGTATCCGCGAAGCGGCTGGTGGTGGTCCAAACCGTCGATCTCAAACAGAATCCACGTGGCATCAGAACCAGCGCGTTCATCGATCTGCTGAAAGACATCGCTTCGGCTTCGCCCTAG
- a CDS encoding integrase arm-type DNA-binding domain-containing protein, which produces MPLTDVAIRRIKPSQHPQKISDSEGLHLFVAASGAKLWRMSYRYMGKQKLLSFGAYPAVSLADARRARDAAKQVLAAGEDPGLKVKLTKIAKRAGGDETFGKIAEEYKAKLIREGRAAPTVEKVSWLLGLATPSLGRRPIREITAPEILETLRRVEVRGRYESARRLRSTIGSVFRYAVATARADNDPTFALRGALTAPQTKSWAALTDPKAFGALLRAIDGFEGQATTTAALKLLALLFPRPGELRAAHWSEFNLDEGVWIVPEARMKMRRPHRVPLSKQAVAILKDVQQLTGHGTFVFPSIRSVLRPMSENTLNAALRRLGFTKEEMTSHGFRASASSMLNESGYWHPDAIERQLAHVEENSVRRAYARGEHWDERVRMMAWWADRLDELRAGGS; this is translated from the coding sequence ATGCCGCTCACTGACGTTGCCATCCGACGAATCAAGCCGTCCCAACACCCGCAGAAAATTTCAGACAGTGAGGGGCTGCACCTGTTTGTCGCAGCTTCAGGCGCCAAGCTGTGGCGGATGTCCTACCGCTATATGGGCAAACAGAAGCTGCTGAGTTTCGGAGCTTATCCGGCCGTGAGCTTGGCCGATGCGCGACGGGCACGCGACGCGGCAAAGCAGGTGCTGGCAGCAGGCGAAGATCCAGGCCTGAAGGTTAAGCTGACAAAGATCGCCAAACGTGCCGGTGGCGACGAGACATTTGGTAAAATCGCTGAGGAATATAAAGCCAAGCTGATCCGCGAGGGGAGGGCAGCGCCGACCGTAGAGAAGGTGAGTTGGCTTCTGGGGTTAGCTACCCCGTCTTTGGGCCGGCGACCAATCCGCGAGATTACCGCTCCCGAAATTCTAGAGACCTTACGGCGCGTCGAAGTGCGTGGCCGGTATGAGAGCGCGAGGAGGTTGCGCTCCACCATCGGCAGCGTGTTCCGCTATGCCGTTGCCACCGCGCGTGCGGATAATGATCCAACCTTCGCATTGCGGGGCGCCCTAACCGCACCACAGACGAAATCCTGGGCCGCCTTGACCGATCCAAAGGCCTTTGGGGCGCTCTTGCGGGCGATTGATGGCTTCGAGGGGCAGGCCACCACGACAGCCGCGTTGAAGCTCTTGGCGCTGCTCTTTCCGCGGCCCGGCGAGTTGAGAGCGGCCCACTGGTCCGAGTTCAATCTGGACGAGGGGGTTTGGATCGTTCCGGAAGCTCGGATGAAGATGCGCCGTCCTCATCGGGTGCCATTGTCCAAGCAAGCCGTTGCCATTCTCAAGGACGTGCAGCAACTCACCGGCCATGGCACCTTTGTCTTTCCCTCGATCCGCTCGGTCCTGCGTCCGATGTCGGAAAACACATTGAATGCCGCATTACGCCGTTTGGGCTTCACCAAGGAAGAGATGACCTCGCACGGGTTTCGCGCGAGTGCCAGTTCCATGCTCAACGAGAGCGGCTATTGGCATCCCGATGCCATTGAGAGGCAGCTTGCGCATGTCGAGGAGAACAGCGTCCGGCGCGCCTATGCTCGGGGCGAGCATTGGGATGAGCGCGTGAGGATGATGGCGTGGTGGGCCGACCGTCTGGATGAGCTACGCGCGGGTGGAAGCTAG
- a CDS encoding heme biosynthesis HemY N-terminal domain-containing protein, whose protein sequence is MIRVLAFLALLALVALGASWLADRPGEVAVIWQGYRIETSVAVLLAAVLALAFLLVCLWSLLRLVLRLPSVMSFASRARRRNRGYVAVSRGMVAVGAGDPLAARRHASDAERWLGREPLTMLLKAQAAQISGDRTGAEATFTDMLDDAETRVLGLRGLFVEARRKGDAVAARAYVTKAVELAPGVAWASEAMLEFQSAERDWRGALAKLEQRVALRSIDKATAKRQRAVLLTADALDRADKEPEAALAAAQTAVKLAPDLVPASALAGRLLAAGGKLRKAAKVLEANWKIEPHPDIAAAYLDLRHGDSTHDRLARAETLARLKPRHPEATLAVAEAAIAAHEYARAKQALAPLLAERPTVRACLLMADIEEAEHGVSAALRQWLGKAARAPRDATWMADGVSSDHWEPVSPVSGRLDAFQWVAPAEQLAHGRIHNDADAVIADGDERTVFLPSAPDEEPDSKAAPPASSPETAAPGPAPSASPQPADPPPAAVPAPVATASVPSEPLAKPAGPRDAAQSPAPSPGERNGEAFHAVTPDAKATDTQMSDARASDASASDTKPAGARLSGGKAEAPAKRAAGPVVFPVARPPDDPGTEDISRDDPQAGERHPFMSRL, encoded by the coding sequence ATGATCAGGGTCCTCGCTTTCCTCGCATTGCTCGCGCTCGTCGCCCTCGGCGCTTCATGGCTTGCCGATCGTCCCGGCGAGGTCGCGGTGATATGGCAAGGCTACCGCATCGAGACATCGGTCGCGGTGCTGCTGGCGGCCGTGCTCGCTCTCGCCTTCCTGCTGGTGTGCCTGTGGTCGCTGCTGCGCCTCGTCCTGCGGCTTCCGAGCGTCATGAGCTTTGCCTCGCGGGCGCGGCGACGCAATCGGGGTTACGTGGCGGTGTCGCGTGGGATGGTCGCCGTCGGAGCTGGTGATCCGCTGGCCGCCCGGCGCCATGCCAGCGATGCGGAGCGCTGGCTGGGGCGGGAGCCCCTCACCATGCTCCTCAAGGCTCAGGCCGCTCAGATCTCGGGCGATCGCACGGGCGCTGAGGCCACCTTCACCGACATGCTCGACGATGCCGAGACGCGGGTTCTGGGCCTGCGCGGGCTGTTCGTCGAGGCGCGGCGTAAGGGCGATGCCGTTGCCGCGCGCGCCTATGTCACCAAGGCTGTCGAACTCGCACCGGGCGTCGCCTGGGCCAGCGAGGCCATGCTCGAATTCCAGTCGGCGGAGCGGGATTGGCGTGGGGCGCTCGCCAAGCTTGAGCAGCGCGTCGCACTCCGTTCCATCGACAAGGCGACAGCCAAGCGCCAGCGCGCCGTATTGTTGACGGCCGATGCGCTCGACCGGGCGGACAAGGAGCCCGAAGCCGCGCTGGCGGCCGCGCAGACGGCGGTGAAGCTCGCGCCGGATCTCGTGCCGGCCTCAGCCCTGGCTGGCCGGCTGCTCGCTGCCGGCGGCAAGCTACGCAAGGCGGCAAAGGTTCTGGAGGCCAACTGGAAGATCGAGCCGCATCCCGACATCGCGGCCGCCTATCTCGATCTGCGCCACGGCGATTCGACCCACGACCGCCTTGCGCGCGCCGAGACTCTTGCCAGGCTCAAGCCGCGCCATCCTGAAGCGACGCTCGCCGTGGCCGAAGCCGCGATCGCCGCCCATGAATATGCCAGGGCCAAGCAGGCGCTTGCGCCGCTCCTGGCCGAGCGCCCGACTGTGCGGGCCTGCCTTCTGATGGCGGATATCGAGGAGGCTGAGCACGGTGTTTCCGCGGCGCTCCGGCAATGGCTCGGCAAGGCCGCGCGGGCGCCGCGTGACGCCACCTGGATGGCGGATGGTGTCAGCTCGGATCATTGGGAGCCGGTTTCGCCGGTCTCCGGACGCCTCGACGCCTTCCAGTGGGTGGCGCCGGCCGAGCAGCTCGCCCATGGACGTATTCACAACGACGCCGACGCAGTGATTGCCGACGGCGATGAGCGGACGGTGTTTTTGCCCTCCGCGCCTGATGAGGAGCCGGATAGCAAAGCGGCGCCTCCCGCGTCCTCACCGGAAACGGCCGCTCCTGGCCCCGCGCCTTCCGCCTCTCCGCAACCGGCCGATCCGCCGCCCGCCGCTGTTCCGGCTCCGGTGGCCACGGCCTCCGTCCCATCGGAACCGCTGGCGAAACCGGCGGGACCACGCGATGCCGCGCAATCCCCCGCGCCGTCGCCCGGGGAACGGAACGGCGAGGCTTTCCACGCCGTGACGCCCGACGCCAAGGCTACTGATACCCAGATGTCAGACGCCAGGGCTTCAGACGCCAGTGCTTCAGACACCAAGCCGGCTGGCGCCCGCCTATCAGGGGGAAAGGCGGAAGCTCCCGCGAAGCGTGCTGCCGGGCCGGTGGTCTTCCCCGTTGCCCGTCCCCCGGACGATCCCGGCACGGAGGATATATCGCGCGATGACCCCCAGGCTGGTGAGCGTCATCCGTTCATGAGCCGCCTCTAG
- the hemC gene encoding hydroxymethylbilane synthase, with product MIIGTRASPLALAQAEETRARLAATVGLAPEALPLLPLTTTGDKIQDRALSEAGGKGLFTKELDAALFAGSADLTVHSAKDLPTELPEGLVVAGYLPREDVRDVFISRRADSLMSLPAGAVVGSASLRRQAQILRARPDLKVTLLRGNVATRLARLDEGRVDATLLALAGLKRLGKADVATAILDTDAFLPAVGQGAIALVARADDTAVLAAAASIADHDTGIALAAERAFLKVLDGSCRTPIAGHATVNGGRLRFRGLLLAPDGSRSVAVAREGAAGDAAALGEDAGRAVINEAGPDLLRG from the coding sequence CCGAGGAGACGCGGGCGCGGCTTGCCGCGACGGTCGGCCTTGCGCCGGAAGCCTTGCCGTTGCTGCCGCTGACCACCACGGGTGACAAGATCCAGGATCGCGCCCTGTCCGAGGCCGGCGGCAAGGGGCTTTTCACCAAGGAGCTCGACGCCGCGCTTTTCGCCGGCTCGGCCGACCTGACCGTGCATTCCGCCAAGGATCTGCCGACGGAACTGCCCGAGGGCCTCGTCGTCGCGGGATATCTCCCGCGCGAGGACGTGCGTGACGTCTTCATAAGCCGCCGCGCGGACAGCCTGATGAGCCTGCCGGCTGGCGCGGTCGTCGGCAGCGCCTCTCTGCGGCGGCAGGCGCAGATCCTGCGTGCCCGGCCCGATCTCAAGGTCACGCTGCTGCGCGGCAATGTCGCGACAAGGCTCGCGCGCCTCGACGAGGGCCGGGTCGACGCCACTCTCCTTGCTCTCGCCGGGCTGAAGCGGCTTGGCAAGGCGGATGTCGCGACAGCCATTCTCGATACGGACGCGTTTCTGCCTGCTGTCGGGCAGGGTGCTATCGCGCTCGTGGCGCGGGCGGACGACACGGCGGTCCTCGCCGCCGCGGCCAGTATTGCTGATCATGACACCGGCATCGCCCTCGCCGCTGAACGCGCTTTCCTCAAGGTCCTCGACGGCTCCTGCCGCACGCCGATAGCCGGGCATGCGACCGTGAACGGCGGGCGCCTGCGTTTTCGGGGGTTGCTGCTCGCGCCCGATGGCAGCCGCTCCGTCGCTGTCGCGCGTGAGGGTGCCGCCGGGGATGCGGCCGCTCTCGGCGAGGACGCGGGGCGTGCGGTCATCAATGAGGCTGGCCCCGATCTCCTGCGTGGATGA
- a CDS encoding uroporphyrinogen-III synthase: MRILVFRPKSAAERTAARLAVLGHEAVLAPATRIVPLDTPRPEGPFAAIVVGSANSFVIVADDAIRDIPVIAVGERTAEVARARGFTDVESADGDRIAMAALARRRFPAGGRALVLQGRDHKADTMALLADAGLTPVSWIVYAAAPVESLTSEAVEALRMERIGAVLHYSRRSAEVALALVDRTGLGRPFFAARQVCLSLDVAEPLRRAGARHIVVATAPREEALFAALDEA; encoded by the coding sequence ATGCGTATTCTTGTTTTTCGGCCCAAGTCCGCTGCTGAGCGCACGGCAGCGCGACTTGCCGTGCTGGGGCACGAAGCGGTACTCGCGCCGGCAACCCGCATCGTCCCCCTCGATACGCCGCGGCCGGAGGGGCCTTTCGCGGCGATCGTCGTGGGCAGCGCGAACAGTTTCGTCATTGTGGCGGACGATGCGATTCGCGACATTCCCGTCATCGCGGTGGGAGAGCGCACGGCGGAGGTGGCGCGGGCGCGCGGCTTCACGGATGTGGAAAGCGCCGACGGCGATCGCATCGCCATGGCGGCGCTCGCCCGTCGGCGCTTTCCGGCAGGTGGGCGCGCCCTTGTTCTCCAGGGACGTGATCACAAGGCCGATACGATGGCGCTGCTGGCGGATGCCGGGCTGACGCCGGTCAGCTGGATCGTCTACGCGGCGGCGCCCGTTGAAAGCCTGACCAGTGAGGCGGTGGAGGCCCTTCGCATGGAACGGATCGGTGCTGTTCTCCATTACTCGCGCAGGAGCGCCGAGGTCGCGCTCGCGCTTGTGGATCGCACCGGTCTTGGGCGACCTTTTTTCGCAGCCAGACAGGTGTGCCTGTCGCTTGATGTGGCGGAGCCATTGCGCAGGGCCGGCGCGCGACACATCGTGGTGGCGACGGCGCCAAGGGAAGAGGCTCTGTTCGCGGCATTGGATGAGGCTTGA
- a CDS encoding IS91 family transposase, protein MRASLEVANIFHVAGPVYRIAHAGHLSLDQLKVMSAIENCRTAALGGHVEACEDCGQWRIAYNSCRNRHCPKCQGAAARTWLAARETDLLPIGYFHVVFTLPAEVVDIGFQNKAVVYDLLFKAASETMLTIAADPKHLGARIGITAVLHTWGSAMTHHPHVHMIVPGGGISLDGSRWISSRPAFLLPVRVLGRLFRRLFLTRLNALHDAGRLAFFGSMAHLCDRRAFLHHLKPVRSKRWVVYAKAPFAGPEAVLAYLSRYTHRVAISNSRLIAFDNDGVTFRYKDYRRDGANRQQVMTLASSEFIRRFLLHVLPRGFHRIRHYGLLASGARKANLALARKLLNVALPTPASDQAVEPDDFRPPCSCCGGRMIVIEVFERWRQPRGPPHTRSTNREYPP, encoded by the coding sequence GTGCGGGCCTCGCTGGAGGTCGCCAATATCTTCCATGTTGCTGGTCCTGTCTATCGGATCGCCCATGCTGGGCATCTAAGCCTCGACCAGTTGAAGGTCATGTCGGCGATCGAGAACTGCCGCACCGCAGCCCTCGGCGGGCATGTCGAAGCCTGTGAAGACTGCGGCCAGTGGCGGATTGCCTATAACTCCTGCCGCAACCGGCACTGCCCGAAGTGCCAGGGCGCTGCTGCGCGGACCTGGCTCGCCGCGCGCGAGACCGATCTCTTGCCGATTGGCTACTTCCACGTCGTCTTCACGCTGCCGGCCGAGGTCGTCGACATCGGCTTCCAGAACAAGGCGGTCGTCTACGATCTGCTGTTCAAGGCGGCGTCCGAGACCATGCTGACGATTGCCGCTGATCCAAAACATCTCGGCGCACGCATCGGCATCACCGCCGTGCTCCACACCTGGGGATCGGCGATGACACATCATCCGCATGTCCACATGATCGTGCCGGGCGGCGGCATCTCACTTGACGGAAGCCGCTGGATCTCCTCGCGTCCAGCATTTTTACTTCCGGTACGCGTTCTCGGTAGGCTGTTCCGCCGCTTGTTCCTCACACGGCTCAACGCCCTGCACGATGCAGGCCGATTGGCCTTCTTCGGATCAATGGCTCACCTCTGCGATCGGCGCGCCTTCCTGCATCACCTCAAGCCTGTTCGATCCAAGCGCTGGGTCGTCTATGCCAAGGCCCCGTTCGCGGGTCCCGAAGCCGTTCTCGCCTATCTCTCACGCTATACGCATCGGGTCGCGATCTCGAACAGCCGTCTGATCGCCTTCGATAATGACGGCGTTACCTTCCGCTACAAGGATTATCGCCGCGACGGAGCCAACCGTCAGCAGGTCATGACGCTGGCCAGCAGCGAGTTCATTCGCCGCTTCCTGCTCCACGTGTTGCCGCGAGGCTTCCATCGTATCCGCCACTATGGCCTGCTCGCCAGCGGCGCGCGCAAGGCAAACCTCGCCTTGGCCCGCAAATTGCTAAACGTCGCACTACCGACGCCGGCCAGCGATCAAGCTGTGGAGCCTGACGACTTCCGCCCGCCATGCTCTTGCTGTGGCGGGCGCATGATCGTCATAGAGGTGTTCGAGCGATGGCGGCAACCGCGCGGGCCGCCGCACACGCGCTCAACGAACCGGGAGTACCCGCCATGA
- a CDS encoding tyrosine-type recombinase/integrase — MNSVVSALRFFFNITVDRPDLARRLVRLAHPRKLPVVLSREEVTRLLDATTCLKHQAALAVAYGSGLRVSEVASLKVADVDSELMLLRVERGKGGRGRNAMLSQDLLALLRQWWQAGHREGVMRRDGWLFPGINTLRPISTRQLHRVVVEAARKADVDKRVGLHTLRHSFATHLLEDGVDIRVIQVLLGHAKLNNTALYTKVATRTVRSVTSPLDRLGLFKMEETAPDS, encoded by the coding sequence ATGAACAGCGTTGTGTCGGCGCTGCGGTTCTTCTTCAATATCACGGTTGATCGCCCTGATCTTGCCCGCCGCCTTGTTCGGCTGGCGCATCCGCGCAAATTGCCGGTCGTGCTCAGCCGTGAGGAAGTGACACGTCTGCTCGACGCCACGACCTGTCTCAAGCACCAAGCCGCGCTTGCCGTTGCCTATGGCTCGGGCCTACGCGTATCGGAAGTCGCTTCGCTCAAGGTCGCCGACGTCGACAGCGAGCTCATGCTCCTGCGGGTCGAGCGTGGCAAGGGCGGGCGTGGGCGTAACGCCATGCTGTCACAAGATCTGCTCGCGCTTTTGCGCCAATGGTGGCAAGCTGGCCACCGGGAGGGCGTCATGCGACGGGACGGCTGGCTCTTTCCGGGCATCAACACGCTGAGGCCTATCAGCACGCGCCAACTCCACCGCGTCGTGGTCGAAGCCGCAAGGAAGGCCGATGTCGACAAGCGGGTCGGATTGCACACGCTGCGTCATTCGTTTGCCACCCACCTTCTGGAAGACGGCGTCGATATCCGCGTCATTCAGGTGCTGCTCGGTCATGCCAAGCTGAACAACACGGCTCTCTACACCAAGGTTGCGACACGCACCGTGCGTTCGGTGACGAGTCCGCTCGATCGGCTTGGCTTGTTTAAAATGGAAGAGACTGCGCCCGACAGCTGA
- a CDS encoding serine hydrolase → MFKMRFVVLLVIGIFGTAAASAQPWQDVDPATVGWSADKLEAIRLHSAALKPAALIIVHNGRVIARWGDTSRKVNVASVRKSLLSALYGIAVAEGRIDLPARLADLGIDDIPPRLTASEKTATVRDLLMARSGIYHPAAH, encoded by the coding sequence ATGTTCAAGATGCGATTCGTGGTGCTGCTGGTCATCGGCATCTTTGGCACGGCAGCTGCGAGCGCGCAGCCGTGGCAGGACGTCGATCCGGCGACGGTGGGCTGGTCTGCGGACAAGCTCGAAGCCATCCGGCTTCATTCGGCCGCTCTCAAGCCGGCAGCCCTCATTATCGTGCACAACGGACGGGTCATCGCCCGATGGGGCGATACTTCCCGCAAAGTGAATGTAGCTTCGGTTCGGAAGAGCCTCCTGAGTGCGCTTTACGGCATCGCGGTTGCCGAGGGCCGGATCGATCTGCCGGCCCGCTTGGCGGACCTTGGCATCGACGACATTCCGCCGCGCCTGACCGCGAGCGAGAAGACGGCAACGGTCCGTGATCTCTTGATGGCGCGTTCCGGCATCTATCATCCCGCAGCTCATTAG
- a CDS encoding DCL family protein translates to MGKARRITLTTRSFDKAGDATVFFTAMLNRYNIGDRVSAEDATDLSALLERHDEVEEKAGTGIAGFEVNIPPKDVPQFSKRCFWVIRRDGTKIDFSIGHCLKPKPYD, encoded by the coding sequence ATGGGAAAAGCAAGGCGGATAACGCTCACCACGCGGTCGTTTGACAAGGCTGGGGACGCGACGGTGTTCTTCACTGCTATGCTGAACCGGTACAACATCGGTGACCGCGTCAGCGCCGAAGACGCGACCGATCTATCCGCACTACTCGAACGCCACGACGAGGTTGAGGAAAAGGCCGGAACCGGCATCGCAGGCTTCGAGGTCAACATACCGCCGAAAGACGTTCCACAGTTTTCGAAGAGATGCTTTTGGGTGATCAGACGCGATGGTACGAAGATCGATTTCTCGATCGGCCATTGTCTCAAACCGAAACCATACGACTGA